A genomic stretch from Helianthus annuus cultivar XRQ/B chromosome 1, HanXRQr2.0-SUNRISE, whole genome shotgun sequence includes:
- the LOC110940530 gene encoding uncharacterized protein LOC110940530: protein MIQECCLSSPPDDHGLIFMLTTLNGTIIFCRLDCKSKRLKWMEISYAEQLESITGCDRLLCSLTCCNGKVYAFSTGLRKNFIIHIDIVVKGAEIVISLLPYLTAPTSYMNGCSTSIPFLHGCCNELFFVKLCLRAVDHVAKETVGGVCVWKLDMTNLRWDEMKDLQDDAFFLDLAHGNSAFYSPAIASGLGGYVHFLDRSGKVIHSYDFKNKTIALSSMPTSRASLSDHRLQGDCEEIKSQQEEHKEYEVVVRDDEVGGNSTSIEENMESRLLNIPFDVLKTIMEFCVGVEYLNFRATCKQCH, encoded by the exons ATGATCCAAGAATGTTGTTTGTCATCCCCTCCCGATGATCATGGTTTGATTTTCATGTTAACAACTTTAAACGGCACCATTATCTTTTGTCGGCTAGACTGTAAAAGTAAGCGTTTAAAATGGATGGAAATTTCATACGCTGAACAGTTGGAGAGCATAACGGGCTGTGATCGTTTATTGTGCAGCCTAACTTGTTGCAACGGTAAAGTATATGCCTTTAGTACTGGGCTTAGAAAGAATTTTATCATACACATTGATATTGTGGTTAAGGGTGCAGAAATTGTGATAAGTCTATTGCCGTATCTAACGGCCCCAACTTCTTACATGAATGGTTGTTCAACTTCCATTCCTTTTCTTCACGGATGTTGTAATGAATTGTTCTTTGTTAAACTATGTCTTCGTGCGGTAGACCATGTGGCAAAAGAAACAGTTGGTGGCGTGTGCGTGTGGAAACTAGACATGACTAATCTAAGATGGGACGAAATGAAAGATCTTCAAGATGATGCATTCTTTTTGGATCTTGCTCATGGTAACTCTGCGTTTTACAGCCCTGCAATTGCCTCGGGGTTAGGGGGTTATGTACACTTTCTTGATAGATCCGGAAAAGTGATACACTCATACGACTTCAAGAATAAAACCATAGCCTTATCGTCCATGCCAACAAGCCGTGCATCATTGTCGGATCATAG GTTACAAGGTGA TTGCGAAGAAATCAAGTCTCAACAAGAAGAGCACAAAGAATACGAGGTGGTGGTGAGGGATGACGAGGTTGGTGGTAATAGCACGAGCATTGAAGAGAATATGGAGTCACGCCTTCTCAACATTCCGTTTGATGTTTTGAAGACGATTATGGAGTTTTGTGTCGGCGTAGAATACCTAAACTTTCGTGCTACGTGCAAGCAGTGTCACTAA
- the LOC110881433 gene encoding cell wall protein AWA1, whose product MEDSTCKDLQVKRSDAADSNDDVLSQCDDLLIADPSSSSSSTLTADRSSGPVNELDFEQTTAVVETKADKSTTEEMPKLIKTPEPEKSRKNGKFNLRKSLAWDSAFFTSDGVLDADELSTMIEGGEKAVKYQLPGIEEEVYKSMDSISSFESDNLSLDCLEAELFDDIRASIQKSNRSSNFNNSSLKVSSGKKDLQPKVFSESLSLLYTGVLDATIEGGEKSVKRQLPGIEEEVHKSMDSISTFESDNLSLDCLEAELFVDIRASIQKSNKSSSVNNSSIKMSSGKKEPQPKISSALKKVDLDSGKRHAARTKDNNTSSIPQPKIINKLNFNSAFTKRASLSANHAKKDQDLAKKAHAAQKGTQTAKPTTIHGSKVTGVIGPRRAVPKPSIGSKSSSAGSSATLKMDPTRPSSSSSSCSSGNDVKVNFSRKKVDSITAKLTAGSVIPKTPSSISPASSISDWSPESSRGSSKDTSVSFDGDTAALSNLPTPRISSQIGSQTGSLSRPPTGLRMPSPKIGFFDGGKTGVKTPTGSIRSQSNGPTSSNNVKFGKIPPPKAAVNMKPNPQKIVPKPTQTSKPKSKSDIVTSVVSDHKSEASLNMSDKDSNKRPKSSDNNSEVIYNESVAVVKDDNKATPDGLRTPFAVKNSVSDTNGAVTEKTVNFPILESQRNENSEVV is encoded by the exons ATGGAAGACAGCACCTGCAAAGATCTTCAAGTGAAAAGATCAGATGCTGCCGACTCCAACGACGACGTTTTATCTCAGTGCGATGACCTCTTAATCGCCgatccttcatcttcttcttcttccacgCTTACCGCCGACCGATCTTCag GACCTGTGAATGAGTTAGATTTTGAGCAAACAACAGCAGTTGTGGAGACTAAAGCTGATAAATCTACGACTGAAGAAATGCCCAAACTGATTAAAACACCAGAACCCGAAAAGTCAAGAAAAAATGGCAAGTTCAACTTACGCAAAAGTTTAGCTTGGGACAGCGCCTTTTTCACCAGTGATG GGGTTCTTGATGCAGATGAGCTGTCAACTATGATTGAAGGAGGTGAAAAAGCTGTAAAATATCAATTACCAGGAATCGAAGAGGAAGTATACAAATCAATGGATTCAATTTCTTCATTCGAAAGTGATAATCTGTCACTTGATTGCCTCGAAGCTGAATTATTCGATGATATTAGAGCTTCAATCCAGAAATCTAATAGATCATCTAACTTTAATAATTCAAGTCTCAAGGTGTCATCAGGGAAGAAAGATCTCCAACCGAAAGTTTTTAGTG AATCACTTTCTTTGTTGTATACAGGTGTTCTTGATGCTACGATTGAAGGAGGTGAAAAGAGTGTAAAACGTCAATTACCGGGAATCGAAGAGGAAGTACACAAATCAATGGATTCAATTTCCACATTTGAAAGTGATAATCTGTCACTTGATTGCCTTGAAGCTGAATTATTCGTAGATATAAGAGCTTCAATCCAGAAATCTAATAAATCATCTAGCGTTAATAATTCAAGTATCAAGATGTCATCAGGAAAGAAAGAGCCTCAACCAAAAATTAGCAGTG CATTAAAAAAGGTGGATCTTGATTCCGGAAAACGG CATGCCGCAAGAACAAAAGATAACAACACTTCATCAATTCCACAACCTAAGATAATCAACAAACTGAACTTCAATTCGGCATTCACCAAACGAGCTTCTTTGAGTGCTAATCATGCAAAAAAGGATCAAGATCTTGCAAAGAAAGCTCATG CTGCACAGAAAGGAACCCAAACAGCAAAACCGACCACTATACACGGATCAAAGGTAACCGGAGTGATTGGTCCTCGAAGGGCTGTGCCAAAGCCTTCGATCGGTTCCAAATCGTCTTCTGCGGGTTCTTCAGCCACACTCAAAATGGACCCAACAAGACCATCTTCATCATCCAGTAGCTGTTCTTCAGGAAATGACgtaaaagtgaatttttcaagaaaaaaagtTGATTCCATAACTGCTAAACTTACAGCTGGATCAGTAATCCCTAAAACGCCTTCAAGTATATCGCCTGCAAGTTCCATAAGTGACTGGTCTCCGGAATCATCAAGGGGCAGCAGTAAAGATACTAGTGTTTCTTTTGATGGTGATACCGCTGCTTTGAGTAATCTTCCAACGCCTCGGATCTCAAGTCAAATTGGAAGTCAAACTGGCTCACTTTCTCGACCTCCAACGGGACTTAGAATGCCTTCACCTAAGATCGGGTTCTTTGATGGG GGAAAAACAGGTGTTAAGACCCCAACTGGAAGCATAAGATCTCAATCTAACGGTCCAACAAGCTCAAACAATGTGAAATTTGGAAAGATTCCACCACCTAAAGCAGCTGTAAACATGAAACCAAATCCGCAAAAaatcgttcctaaaccaactcaaACTTCCAAACCGAAAAGCAAAAGTGATATTGTAACTTCTGTTGTTTCGGATCATAAGAGTGAAGCAAGTCTGAATATGAGTGACAAGGATTCGAACAAACGGCCCAAATCGAGTGACAATAACTCTGAGGTAATTTATAATGAAAGCGTTGCTGTTGTGAAGGATGATAATAAAGCAACACCAGATGGCTTAAGGACTCCGTTTGCTGTCAAGAACTCTGTTTCTGATACCAATGGGGCTGTCACTGAGAAAACGGTCAACTTTCCTATTTTGGAAAGTCAACGTAATGAGAACAGTGAGGTTGTTTGA
- the LOC110940523 gene encoding uncharacterized protein LOC110940523: MIITSIPFLHGCCNELFFVNLCLRAVGHVTKKTVGGLCVLKLDTINLRWDEMKDLQDAAFFLDLAHGNSVCYSPAIASGLGGYVHFLDRSGKVIHSYDFKNKTIALSSMPTSHASLSDHRLQGDCEAWAAL; encoded by the exons ATGATCATAACTTCCATTCCTTTTCTTCACGGATGTTGTAATGAATTGTTCTTTGTTAACTTATGTCTTCGCGCGGTAGGCCATGTGACAAAAAAAACAGTTGGTGGCTTGTGTGTGTTGAAACTAGACACGATTAATCTAAGATGGGACGAAATGAAAGATCTTCAAGATGCTGCATTCTTTTTGGATCTTGCTCATGGTAACTCTGTGTGTTACAGCCCTGCAATTGCCTCGGGGTTAGGGGGTTATGTACACTTTCTTGATAGATCCGGAAAAGTGATACACTCATACGATTTCAAGAATAAAACCATAGCCTTGTCGTCCATGCCAACAAGCCATGCATCATTGTCGGATCATAG GTTACAAGGTGATTGCGAAGCATGGGCGGCTCTTTag
- the LOC110881417 gene encoding DEAD-box ATP-dependent RNA helicase 57, which produces MDRDPSFLFSGITFNRKKFSADFARFKELKKSDDSEETLVENKRPEVEAVEKPVKKKKRKAAVSDPVEGFNVFKKSKAEPVLEEDEETEKTTQGKKELYRQMERDAIFRKKHNIHTSGSNIPSPLQDFSELKSRYECRPYILRNLAELGIKEPTPIQMQAIPILLSGRECFACAPTGSGKTLAFVCPMLMKLKRASKDGVRAVIICPTRELASQTYRECKKLAKGKKFYIKLMTKQLVNTAEFSKVPCDILISTPLRLKFAITKRKLDLSRVEYLVLDESDKLFELGLLKQVDAVVKACSNPSIIRSLFSATLPDTVEELARTIMHDAVRVIIGRKNSASESIKQKLVFVGSEEGKLIALRQTFQESLNPPVLVFVQNKERAKNLYEELKFSDIRVDVIHSDLPQLQRENAIDNFRAGKTWVLIATDVIARGMDFKGVNCVINYDFPDSSSAYIHRIGRSGRAGRSGEAVTFYTEADVRYLKNIANVMKASGCEVPEWMLSLPKLKWRKHRPKREFK; this is translated from the exons GAATTAAAGAAAAGTGATGATTCTGAAGAGACATTGGTTGAAAACAAAAGGCCGGAGGTGGAGGCAGTAGAAAAGCCTGTTAAAAAGAAGAAGAGAAAGGCAGCTGTTTCAG ACCCTGTAGAAGGATTTAACGTTTTCAAGAAATCAAAGGCGGAACCGGTTCTTGAAGAGGATGAAGAAACTGAAAAAACAACTCAAGGGAAGAAAGAACTATATAGACAAATGGAG AGGGATGCAATTTTTCGTAAAAAgcataacatacatacatctgGAAGTAATATCCCATCACCTCTTCAAGATTTTTCTGAGTTGAAATCAAG ATATGAATGTAGACCGTATATATTGCGTAATTTAGCAGAACTTGGAATCAAAGAGCCAACACCGATTCAAATGCAGGCTATTCCGATACTCTTATCT GGAAGGGAATGTTTTGCATGTGCTCCAACTGGTTCCGGAAAAACATTGGCTTTTGTTTGTCCTATGCTTATGAAACTAAAG CGTGCTTCAAAGGATGGTGTTCGTGCCGTAATTATTTGCCCTACACGAGAACTAGCTTCCCAGACATATAGAGAATGCAAAAAACTGGCAaaaggaaagaaattttatatAAAGTTGATGACTAAACAGCTTGTTAACACTGCTGAGTTTTCAAAAGTTCCTTGTGATATTCTCATATCTACACCACTTCGTTTAAAATTTGCAATCACCAAGAGGAAGCTTGATCTAAGCAG GGTTGAATATCTTGTTTTGGACGAATCTGATAAGCTTTTCGAGCTCGGTTTACTAAAACAAGTTGACGCAGTTGTAAaagcatgttcaaatccttcaaTTATCCGTTCACTATTTAGTGCTACTTTACCTGATACAGTTGAAGAACTTGCGCGTACTATAATGCATGATGCTGTTCGTGTCATCATTGGCAGGAA GAATTCTGCTTCGGAGTCAATAAAACAAAAGTTAGTATTTGTTGGTAGTGAAGAAGGAAAGCTTATTGCTCTTCGTCAAACTTTCCAAGAG AGTTTGAATCCACCCGTGCTGGTTTTTGTCCAAAACAAAGAAAGGGCAAAGAATCTTTACGAGGAGTTGAAGTTTAGTGACATTAGAGTTGATGTAATACATTCTGATCTACCTCAATTACAG CGAGAGAATGCTATTGATAACTTTAGAGCtggtaaaacatgggttttaatTGCGACTGACGTGATTGCTCGTGGAATGGATTTCAAAGGGGTGAATTGCGTTATCAACTACGATTTTCCCGATTCATCTTCAGCGTACATTCACAGGATCG GTCGGTCTGGGAGAGCAGGTAGGAGTGGGGAGGCGGTTACGTTTTACACAGAAGCCGATGTTCGGTACTTGAAAAACATAGCAAATGTAATGAAAGCTTCTGGTTGTGAAGTCCCTGAATGGATGTTATCATTGCCAAAACTTAAGTGGAGGAAACATAGGCCAAAAAGAGAGTTTAAGTAA
- the LOC110881423 gene encoding beta-1,4-xylosyltransferase IRX9, translating to MGSSERPKKKVHLWKKATVHFLLCFIVGFFTGFAPTNKSSFATHNVVATNASPEISPQPEKVFVKRVEHENGNFDRSVLDESLAMKVQERPNLGPKEENGEKGDMGKEVNLTPRRLVIIVTPTSDKDELRGVLLRKMANTLSLVPPPLLWVVVESQSESTEVSDILRKTNVMYRHLVFKENFTDIEVEMDYQRNYALKHIEYHRLSGIVHFASLYNVYDLSFFDEIRAIDVFGTWPMAFLSTNRQRVRIEGPVCDSSEVIGWHLKSLNNSADDTTRSPVHISTVGFNSSILWDPERWGRLTSAQHTSQNSIKFVKEEVLEEETKLKGIPQDGCSKIMLWNLHIPRVIKA from the exons ATGGGATCATCCGAAAGACCAAAGAAGAAAGTTCATCTATGGAAGAAGGCGACGGTCCACTTCTTGTTATGTTTCATCGTTGGGTTCTTCACTGGCTTCGCCCCGACAAACAAATCTTCTTTTGCTACCCATAATGTTGTTGCAACCAACGCTTCACCGGAGATTTCCCCACAACCGGAGAAAGTTTTTGTGAAGCGTGTGGAGCATGAAAATGGGAATTTTGATAGGAGCGTGTTGGATGAATCTTTAGCGATGAAAGTACAAGAAAGACCCAATCTTGGCCCGAAAGAAGAAAACGGCGAAAAGGGTGACATGGGCAAAGAGGTAAATTTAACTCCTCGAAGGCTTGTGATCATTGTTACTCCGACGAGCGATAAAGATGAGCTTCGAGGGGTACTTTTGAGGAAAATGGCGAATACTTTGTCATTAGTTCCTCCGCCATTGTTGTGGGTCGTTGTGGAATCACAATCTGAATCTACAGAAGTATCTGATATTTTGCGAAAAACTAATGTTATGTATAGGCATTTGGTGTTTAAGGAGAATTTTACCGATATTGAAGTTGAAATGGACTATCAAAGAAATTATGCGCTTAAGCACATCGAGTATCATAGGTTAAGTGGGATTGTTCATTTCGCTTCACTTTACAACGTTTATGATCTAAGCTTCTTCGACGAGATAAGGGCCATCGA TGTGTTTGGGACATGGCCAATGGCATTTTTATCAACAAATAGACAAAGAGTGAGAATTGAGGGGCCAGTTTGTGACTCTTCAGAAGTTATAGGGTGGCATTTGAAAAGTTTGAACAACTCGGCAGATGATACAACCCGATCACCTGTTCATATCTCCACCGTTGGATTCAACAGTTCCATTCTATGGGACCCGGAAAGATGGGGTCGCCTTACGTCTGCTCAGCACACCTCTCAG AATTCTATAAAATTTGTTAAAGAAGAAGTCCTTGAGGAGGAGACCAAATTGAAGGGGATCCCACAAGATGGTTGCTCCAAGATTATGCTATGGAATCTTCATATACCAAGAGTAATTAAAGCTTAA
- the LOC110933007 gene encoding F-box protein At4g00893, with product MLFIIKAYGPIFRARTGYVNSQRRHCCEEIKSQQEEHKEYEVVVRDDEVGGNSTSIEENMESRLLNIPFDVLKTIMEFCVGVEYLNFHATCKQCHLAAPMIRWSKGGRLQNYSLASPWLMMLDKERGVISFTDPMFGDTYFIKTPHEFIGNVEIHCSMYGWLLIRKQDEPLMFYNPFTRDMRELPLVPYLDSFCFSAPPTSPDCMVVGFTTRLERHVYIHFVAREPSWRRFSLNFYDDASWRRFNLNFYDDALHWFHFATQYERNLYALYYNGGVGFIDTENRDYTWQEGPISSCRSTKQNFLMRCDQRLLLVVASEFGESVEVFTLNDSKEWEKIESLGRHAIYITGKACLCIEAKTPEMANKIYFPRLHSENRKIVFYSLETRRYHTSNVEESFGDFMGTEHHLDPHVWIEPSWS from the coding sequence ATGTTGTTTATCATTAAAGCATATGGGCccatttttcgagctcgaacagggtacgtgaattctcaAAGACGCCACTGTTGCGAAGAAATCAAGTCTCAACAAGAAGAGCACAAAGAATACGAGGTGGTGGTGAGGGATGACGAGGTTGGTGGTAATAGCACGAGCATTGAAGAGAATATGGAGTCACGCCTTCTCAACATTCCGTTTGATGTTTTGAAGACGATTATGGAGTTTTGTGTCGGCGTAGAATACCTAAACTTTCATGCTACGTGCAAGCAGTGTCACTTAGCAGCACCTATGATCCGATGGAGTAAGGGAGGGAGATTGCAGAACTATTCATTAGCTTCACCATGGCTGATGATGTTGGACAAAGAACGAGGCGTTATCTCTTTTACCGATCCGATGTTTGGTGACACGTACTTTATAAAGACACCTCATGAATTCATTGGTAATGTGGAGATACATTGTTCCATGTATGGTTGGCTGCTGATACGTAAACAAGACGAACCCCTGATGTTTTATAACCCCTTTACACGTGATATGCGTGAGCTTCCACTAGTGCCTTATTTAGACAGCTTTTGTTTCTCGGCACCGCCTACTTCCCCTGATTGTATGGTTGTTGGATTTACAACACGTCTCGAACGGCATGTTTACATCCACTTTGTAGCTCGAGAACCATCTTGGCGTAGATTCAGTCTAAACTTTTACGATGATGCCTCATGGCGTAGATTCAATCTAAACTTTTACGATGATGCCTTACACTGGTTTCATTTTGCAACACAATATGAGCGAAATCTTTATGCTTTGTATTACAACGGAGGAGTTGGTTTCATAGATACAGAAAACCGAGATTACACTTGGCAAGAAGGCCCAATAAGCAGTTGCAGATCTACCAAACAAAATTTCCTAATGAGATGTGATCAACGCCTTTTACTAGTAGTTGCGAGCGAGTTTGGAGAGTCTGTTGAGGTGTTCACGCTGAATGATTCAAAGGAATGGGAGAAAATAGAGAGTTTAGGAAGGCACGCGATTTATATTACTGGTAAGGCATGCCTTTGCATTGAAGCCAAAACGCCAGAAATGGCTAACAAGATTTACTTTCCGCGCTTGCATTCTGAAAACAGGAAGATAGTGTTCTATTCTCTCGAAACAAGAAGGTATCACACATCCAACGTCGAAGAAAGTTTTGGGGATTTCATGGGAACAGAACATCATCTTGACCCACATGTGTGGATTGAACCAAGTTGGTCGTAG